Proteins encoded together in one Citromicrobium bathyomarinum window:
- a CDS encoding FAD-dependent oxidoreductase produces the protein METRDVIIVGSGHGGAQAAIALRQNGFEGSVLMVSRDSELPYERPPLSKEYLSGDKPFERILIRPEQFWSAKNIELRLGTEVVAIDPAKHELTLGTGESVGYGKLIWAAGGAPRALTCSGADLKGVHAVRTRSDVDTLMQELGDGAKKAVVVGGGYIGLEAAAVLRKLDCEVTLLEAQPRVLARVAGEELSAFYQAEHRAHGVDLRLETMVDCLEGEDGRVARVRLHDGSAIDADLVIVGIGIVPSVEPLAKAGAVCSNGVDVDGSCRTSLEDVFAIGDCAAHRSRWAQDAVLRIESVQNANDMATAAAKAICGDPQDYAAFPWFWSNQYDLKLQTAGLSTGYDATVLRGDPATRSFSVVYLRDGQVIALDCVNAMKDFVQGRKLVEQGVSPDPKAVADTGTPLKELATS, from the coding sequence ATGGAAACCAGAGACGTCATCATCGTGGGCTCGGGCCATGGCGGAGCGCAGGCAGCTATCGCGCTGCGGCAGAACGGGTTCGAAGGATCGGTCCTTATGGTCAGTCGGGACAGCGAATTGCCTTACGAGCGCCCCCCCCTGTCCAAGGAATATCTCTCCGGCGACAAGCCGTTCGAGCGTATCCTGATCCGTCCGGAACAGTTCTGGAGCGCCAAGAACATCGAGCTGCGCCTTGGCACCGAGGTCGTCGCGATCGACCCTGCGAAGCACGAGCTGACGCTGGGGACCGGCGAGAGCGTCGGCTACGGCAAGCTCATCTGGGCCGCCGGCGGCGCGCCTCGCGCGCTGACCTGCTCGGGCGCGGACCTGAAGGGCGTTCACGCGGTGCGCACCCGCAGCGATGTCGATACCCTGATGCAGGAACTGGGCGACGGCGCGAAGAAGGCGGTCGTGGTCGGCGGCGGATATATCGGGCTGGAGGCGGCGGCGGTGCTGCGCAAGCTCGATTGCGAGGTAACGCTGCTCGAAGCCCAGCCGCGCGTCCTCGCGAGAGTGGCGGGCGAGGAACTCAGCGCCTTCTACCAGGCAGAACACCGCGCCCACGGGGTCGATCTGCGGCTCGAGACGATGGTCGACTGTCTTGAGGGCGAGGATGGCCGGGTCGCACGCGTACGCCTGCACGATGGCAGCGCGATCGACGCCGATCTGGTAATCGTGGGAATCGGGATCGTGCCTTCGGTCGAACCACTGGCGAAGGCAGGCGCGGTGTGTTCGAACGGCGTCGATGTCGACGGGTCGTGCCGCACCTCGCTCGAAGACGTGTTCGCAATCGGCGACTGCGCCGCCCATCGCAGCCGCTGGGCGCAAGATGCGGTGTTGCGGATCGAGTCCGTGCAGAACGCCAACGACATGGCCACCGCCGCGGCGAAGGCGATCTGCGGCGACCCGCAGGATTATGCCGCGTTCCCGTGGTTCTGGTCCAACCAGTATGACCTGAAGCTTCAGACCGCCGGTCTCTCGACAGGCTACGACGCGACGGTGCTGCGCGGAGACCCTGCCACCCGCTCCTTCTCGGTCGTCTACCTGCGCGATGGACAGGTGATCGCGCTCGACTGCGTCAATGCGATGAAGGATTTCGTCCAAGGCCGGAAGCTGGTCGAGCAGGGCGTTTCGCCGGACCCCAAGGCGGTCGCCGATACCGGTACCCCGCTGAAGGAACTCGCGACGTCCTGA
- a CDS encoding Nramp family divalent metal transporter produces the protein MSDQGEMAQHHHASDLEGPDAGHAPPTRGRMWRHLGPGIVVAATGVGAGDLVATLIAGSRFGYALLWAAVLGCIVKIALSEGSARYHLATGSTILAGWRSLGRWTSWYFGVYVIIWGFIYGATAMSATALPLTALFPGLSLRAWAIIAGLFGFVFVWFNKYETFETVMKLLVGTMFVIMVGLAILVAPSLPDLARGMTFTLPEGSLFYTLGLIGGVGGTITTAAYGYWTQAKGWRGTPWLPMMRVDNSTAYIVTGIFVIAMLIVGAELLHSAGIALQDSDQGLLGLSGVLEERFGATIATLFLIGFAATSVSSLLGVWQGMSLFFSDWWYQMKGREEGGHEGSNAYRFYLAWLTFPPMLLLFADRPFLLVIIYGAFGALFMPFLAITLLMLNNSERLPAEARNGVVSNITLAGSAILFIVLAVQQVAKLVG, from the coding sequence ATGAGCGACCAGGGCGAAATGGCGCAGCACCATCATGCGAGCGATCTGGAAGGACCGGATGCCGGGCATGCTCCGCCGACGCGCGGCCGGATGTGGCGCCATCTCGGCCCCGGAATCGTGGTCGCGGCGACCGGGGTGGGGGCGGGCGATCTGGTCGCCACGCTGATTGCCGGGTCGCGCTTCGGCTATGCCCTGCTGTGGGCCGCGGTGCTCGGTTGCATCGTCAAGATCGCGCTGTCCGAAGGCTCCGCCCGCTATCACCTCGCCACAGGCTCGACCATCCTTGCGGGCTGGCGATCGCTGGGCCGATGGACCAGCTGGTATTTCGGCGTTTACGTCATCATCTGGGGTTTCATCTACGGCGCCACCGCGATGAGCGCGACCGCCCTGCCGCTGACCGCGCTGTTTCCGGGCCTGTCGCTGCGCGCCTGGGCGATTATCGCGGGCCTGTTCGGCTTCGTATTCGTGTGGTTCAACAAGTACGAGACCTTCGAGACGGTGATGAAACTGCTCGTGGGGACGATGTTCGTCATCATGGTCGGGCTGGCGATCCTCGTCGCGCCAAGCCTGCCGGACCTTGCCCGCGGCATGACCTTCACGCTGCCCGAAGGCTCGCTGTTCTACACGCTCGGCCTGATCGGCGGGGTCGGCGGGACGATCACCACCGCCGCCTATGGCTATTGGACGCAGGCCAAGGGATGGCGCGGCACGCCGTGGCTGCCGATGATGCGGGTGGACAATTCAACCGCGTACATCGTGACGGGTATTTTCGTCATTGCCATGCTGATCGTGGGTGCCGAACTGCTCCATTCCGCCGGTATCGCGCTACAGGACAGCGACCAGGGGCTGCTGGGCCTATCGGGCGTGCTGGAGGAGCGGTTCGGCGCGACGATCGCGACCCTGTTCCTGATCGGCTTCGCTGCGACTTCGGTCTCATCCCTGCTCGGTGTGTGGCAGGGGATGAGCCTGTTTTTCTCCGACTGGTGGTATCAGATGAAGGGCCGCGAGGAGGGCGGGCACGAGGGCAGCAACGCCTACCGTTTCTACCTTGCCTGGCTGACCTTTCCGCCGATGCTCCTGCTGTTCGCGGACCGCCCCTTCCTGCTCGTAATCATCTATGGCGCGTTCGGGGCACTCTTCATGCCGTTCCTCGCCATCACGCTGCTGATGCTGAACAATTCCGAACGCCTGCCGGCAGAGGCCCGCAACGGTGTGGTTTCGAACATCACGCTGGCGGGATCGGCGATCCTGTTTATCGTGCTGGCGGTCCAGCAGGTCGCGAAGCTTGTCGGATAG
- a CDS encoding AAA family ATPase, with product MRYVERDRIEPPAVFGSDDARISRQRVLDLFMSGPETLLQTRSDRSRSIADHPEVRRALADLFNHSCAFCETLIDDPRVFRFRPAEGAHPVTDRDFAHLYYAWLADAWQNLYPICWECMPEDPFYFPVADRRRSPIPNPGQLSEYIDRGDGRWPFYPLDEKTIFLDPCNDRDLWRHLRFWSDGSIGAYSNSRRGRATIRQFRLDRRSLREERVVMFERYFAQLWEGLETEDYDDGRSLFPHRGPFSGGWRIYLRDLLARALNRRASEDVERQLLVLREHRDWRGRLERAREALFAPPEPEEAWNSERLYYEPSAPREPRRIVIRNFKSLENIEVRLPAPSTSGEPNAAALLILGENAAGKSTILEAIAIALMDTETRHMLDLKAGQLVLNPRYLGARGAHSPEQAEVELHYAEGEKQHLSIAPSALASSDHFIEQDFRTQGEPNSIPLFAYGAFRQYLHAQRRYTKHKHVRSMFQTDQLLSNPERWLLGLKRAEFNMAVRAMRDVFSIDGEFDVLERRDDRVFVVQKLGEGEAGPLQHTPLTIVSSGFRAVLAMLCDIMQGLMDKRVNPEFRTLETARGIVLIDEIEAHLHPRWKMAIMTGLRRALPQVTFIATSHDPLCLRGMKPGEVLVLERIPGAQADTELPVFTQSLVDLPDNSHWTIEQLLTADFFQLRSTENADAERRLARMQDKLALGVTPAEDPELQAYLNEISGALPIGDSEVHRLVQEAVAMFLAEQRTATRERLKGLKEETRQAIVEALRSAT from the coding sequence ATGCGATATGTCGAACGCGACCGGATAGAGCCGCCCGCCGTGTTCGGGAGCGATGATGCGCGGATCAGCCGCCAACGTGTGCTCGATCTTTTCATGAGCGGCCCGGAAACCCTGCTGCAAACCCGTTCCGACCGTAGCCGATCAATCGCCGATCATCCCGAGGTGCGCCGCGCGCTCGCGGACCTGTTCAACCATTCCTGCGCCTTTTGCGAGACCCTCATCGATGATCCCAGGGTGTTCCGGTTTCGGCCTGCAGAGGGTGCGCACCCCGTCACCGACCGCGACTTCGCACACCTCTATTATGCCTGGCTCGCCGATGCCTGGCAGAACCTGTATCCGATTTGCTGGGAGTGCATGCCAGAGGATCCGTTCTATTTCCCGGTCGCCGACCGTCGACGAAGCCCGATCCCAAACCCCGGGCAGCTTAGCGAATATATCGACCGCGGCGATGGTCGCTGGCCGTTCTATCCTCTCGACGAGAAAACGATCTTCCTGGACCCCTGCAACGACCGGGATCTCTGGCGACATCTCCGTTTCTGGAGCGATGGAAGCATCGGCGCGTACAGCAACAGTCGCCGAGGACGCGCCACAATCAGACAGTTTCGGCTCGATCGTCGATCTCTGAGAGAAGAGCGGGTCGTCATGTTCGAGCGGTATTTCGCTCAGTTGTGGGAAGGTCTGGAAACCGAGGACTATGACGATGGCCGCTCTCTGTTTCCCCACAGGGGCCCGTTTAGCGGCGGTTGGCGCATATACCTTCGCGATCTCCTCGCGCGCGCGCTCAATCGACGCGCGAGCGAGGATGTCGAACGGCAACTGCTCGTTCTGCGCGAACATCGCGATTGGAGGGGTCGCCTGGAGCGCGCCCGTGAAGCCCTCTTCGCACCGCCGGAGCCAGAAGAGGCGTGGAACAGCGAGCGGCTCTACTACGAGCCTTCTGCTCCCCGAGAGCCTCGGCGGATCGTCATCCGCAATTTCAAATCGCTGGAGAATATCGAGGTCCGTCTTCCAGCTCCCTCGACCAGCGGCGAACCTAATGCTGCCGCGCTCCTGATCCTGGGGGAGAATGCGGCCGGCAAGAGCACGATCCTCGAAGCCATCGCGATCGCGCTGATGGATACGGAAACACGTCACATGCTGGACCTGAAAGCCGGGCAGCTCGTGCTCAATCCCCGGTATCTCGGCGCGCGCGGAGCGCACAGCCCCGAGCAGGCCGAGGTGGAACTACACTATGCGGAAGGCGAAAAGCAGCATCTGTCGATCGCGCCCAGCGCGTTAGCGAGCAGTGATCATTTCATCGAACAGGACTTTCGCACCCAAGGCGAGCCGAACTCCATCCCGCTGTTCGCCTATGGTGCCTTCCGGCAATATCTGCACGCCCAACGGCGCTACACCAAGCACAAGCATGTCCGCAGCATGTTCCAGACCGATCAGCTGCTCTCCAATCCGGAGCGCTGGCTGCTCGGCCTGAAGAGAGCCGAGTTCAACATGGCCGTTCGCGCAATGCGGGATGTGTTCAGCATCGATGGCGAGTTCGATGTGCTCGAGCGCCGGGACGACCGCGTATTCGTGGTCCAGAAGCTCGGCGAAGGTGAAGCCGGACCGCTCCAGCACACGCCGCTGACGATCGTTTCTTCGGGATTTCGGGCCGTGCTCGCCATGTTGTGCGATATCATGCAGGGGTTGATGGACAAGCGTGTGAACCCGGAGTTCAGAACGCTGGAGACCGCGCGGGGCATCGTCCTGATCGACGAGATCGAGGCGCATCTGCACCCCCGTTGGAAAATGGCGATCATGACCGGCCTGCGGCGCGCGCTACCGCAGGTCACCTTCATCGCCACATCGCACGATCCCTTGTGCCTGCGCGGCATGAAGCCTGGAGAAGTGCTGGTCCTCGAACGGATTCCGGGTGCTCAGGCCGACACCGAGCTTCCGGTGTTCACCCAATCGCTGGTCGATCTTCCCGACAATAGTCACTGGACCATCGAACAACTGCTCACCGCCGACTTCTTCCAGCTGCGAAGCACCGAAAACGCCGATGCAGAACGCCGTCTCGCGCGCATGCAGGACAAGCTCGCCCTCGGAGTGACACCGGCTGAAGATCCGGAATTGCAGGCCTACCTCAATGAGATCAGCGGCGCGCTCCCGATCGGCGACAGCGAGGTCCACCGGCTGGTGCAGGAAGCTGTCGCCATGTTCCTCGCCGAGCAGCGCACCGCAACGCGCGAGCGATTGAAGGGCCTGAAAGAGGAGACCCGCCAAGCTATCGTCGAAGCGCTGCGGAGCGCCACATGA
- a CDS encoding patatin-like phospholipase family protein produces MAMNHRPINVTPIQTRRAVRLFALLVLAAALPLAGCATIEREPFEATQVDAAQPRDMPRVRYWADAPDLIQQMSLPAPADGEPLRLLALSGGGDKGAYGAGFLNGWSQSGTRPRFSIVTGVSTGALIAPFALLGSDYDDEMKAAYTQITPDDVFEMRFPLAIPFSSSAATTGPLEQLIARFATNAVIDAVAEEHRAGRRLFVGTVNLDRPGNAIWDMGAIAASDAPDRYALFRRILLASSSVPVLFPPVLIETQVEGRQISELHVDGGAIATLLASPSVAEGQSGRAGLQTELYLLVNGKMAGEFEMIDGSVPDIAARTIDVILFASLQDRVNSAYTWSQGNGAAYHLTYIAQDYKIEDHDLFAQDFMQDLYDYGLERGRRAAWEERPPSPKPEVESGVEPGDTDTAGNRQ; encoded by the coding sequence ATGGCAATGAACCATAGGCCGATAAACGTCACACCCATCCAGACGCGCCGGGCGGTGCGTCTTTTCGCGCTGCTCGTACTCGCCGCGGCATTGCCGCTGGCCGGGTGCGCAACCATCGAGCGCGAGCCGTTCGAAGCAACGCAGGTCGATGCCGCGCAGCCGCGCGACATGCCGCGCGTGCGGTATTGGGCCGACGCGCCCGATCTTATCCAGCAGATGTCGCTGCCCGCACCGGCTGACGGAGAGCCGCTGCGCTTGCTCGCCCTGTCGGGCGGCGGCGACAAGGGGGCCTATGGCGCAGGCTTTCTCAACGGCTGGAGCCAGTCTGGCACGCGCCCGCGCTTCTCGATCGTGACGGGGGTCAGCACCGGGGCTCTGATCGCGCCGTTTGCCCTGCTCGGGTCCGACTACGACGACGAGATGAAGGCGGCCTATACTCAGATCACGCCCGACGACGTGTTCGAAATGCGCTTTCCGCTCGCGATTCCGTTTTCATCGAGCGCCGCGACCACCGGCCCGCTCGAACAGCTGATCGCCCGCTTCGCGACCAACGCCGTGATCGATGCGGTCGCGGAGGAGCATCGCGCTGGACGCAGGCTGTTCGTCGGCACGGTCAATCTCGATCGTCCCGGCAATGCGATCTGGGACATGGGTGCGATTGCGGCAAGCGATGCGCCAGACCGCTATGCTCTGTTTCGCCGGATCCTGCTGGCGAGCAGTTCTGTTCCGGTCCTCTTCCCTCCCGTCCTGATCGAGACGCAGGTCGAGGGCCGACAGATCAGCGAATTGCATGTGGACGGCGGCGCGATCGCCACGCTGCTGGCCTCTCCATCGGTCGCGGAGGGGCAGAGCGGGCGAGCCGGTCTGCAGACAGAGCTTTATCTGCTGGTGAATGGCAAGATGGCCGGCGAATTCGAGATGATCGACGGATCGGTGCCGGATATCGCCGCGCGCACGATCGATGTGATACTCTTCGCCAGCCTGCAGGATCGTGTGAATTCGGCCTATACGTGGTCGCAAGGAAACGGGGCCGCCTACCATCTGACCTACATCGCCCAGGACTATAAGATCGAAGACCACGATCTGTTCGCGCAGGACTTCATGCAAGATCTGTACGACTACGGCCTGGAGCGCGGGCGAAGGGCCGCGTGGGAGGAACGTCCGCCTTCGCCCAAGCCCGAGGTGGAGAGCGGGGTCGAGCCAGGCGACACCGACACAGCCGGCAACCGCCAATAG
- a CDS encoding oxygenase MpaB family protein, with amino-acid sequence MTDQAHANLRRNPNVVSRERLRGPTSRWRRHGEPTLAGSGPDIDDGVFGPGSLAWDVLLHPATIVFQSAAQFILQLTYKPVSAGVRDNDPISKKARAGTLSLFDIFDRGQRNSGIHAPMWLGDIDTAKRVSGHLIRIHEKVKGDLIDVGEPELGGYAANSPRDSMWAALTEMHTMLWVYERLAFRNGLPKRLSDEQRDEYIREVKEYCRLFPHNEEDLPNSMAELRALYERDANLFGGSELMTIIPATGQQFPKLVAESIKKNYHPSQFRVQIQLFLQDKLLKLPAMAAVSGKTRRNAGISPATEKRILCARKLMMPIIWLVQQGPVERYFMRMMWGPDSVKLIKEARKLHAAAKARMRQTELA; translated from the coding sequence ATGACCGATCAAGCCCATGCCAATCTGCGTAGAAACCCCAATGTCGTGAGCCGCGAACGGCTTCGCGGCCCCACATCACGATGGCGCAGGCACGGGGAGCCGACGCTCGCCGGTTCCGGCCCGGATATCGACGATGGGGTGTTCGGACCGGGGTCGCTCGCCTGGGATGTCTTGCTGCACCCCGCCACGATCGTCTTTCAGTCGGCGGCGCAGTTCATCCTGCAACTGACCTACAAGCCGGTTTCCGCAGGTGTTCGGGACAATGACCCCATTTCTAAGAAGGCACGTGCCGGCACGCTCTCGCTGTTCGACATCTTCGATCGGGGGCAGCGCAATTCGGGCATCCACGCGCCGATGTGGCTGGGCGACATAGACACGGCAAAGCGCGTGTCGGGCCACCTCATCCGCATCCACGAAAAGGTCAAAGGCGACCTGATCGATGTCGGGGAGCCCGAACTGGGCGGCTATGCGGCCAACTCGCCGCGCGACTCCATGTGGGCAGCGCTGACCGAAATGCACACGATGTTGTGGGTCTATGAGCGGCTGGCGTTCCGCAATGGCCTGCCGAAGCGCCTGTCCGACGAACAGCGGGACGAATATATCCGCGAAGTGAAGGAATATTGCCGCCTGTTCCCGCATAACGAGGAAGACCTGCCCAACTCCATGGCCGAGCTGCGCGCGCTGTACGAACGCGATGCCAATCTGTTTGGCGGCTCGGAGCTGATGACGATCATCCCCGCAACCGGGCAGCAGTTCCCGAAACTCGTCGCGGAATCGATCAAGAAGAATTACCATCCCTCGCAGTTTCGCGTGCAAATCCAGCTGTTCCTTCAGGACAAGCTGCTCAAGCTGCCCGCCATGGCCGCAGTTTCGGGCAAGACCCGGCGTAACGCCGGGATTTCTCCCGCGACGGAAAAGCGCATCCTGTGCGCGCGCAAACTGATGATGCCGATTATCTGGCTGGTCCAGCAGGGCCCGGTAGAGCGCTATTTCATGCGGATGATGTGGGGGCCGGACTCGGTCAAGCTGATCAAGGAGGCCCGCAAGCTTCACGCTGCGGCCAAGGCTCGGATGCGACAGACGGAGCTCGCCTGA
- a CDS encoding TetR/AcrR family transcriptional regulator C-terminal domain-containing protein: protein MKRPQTVRSRGQRAGLDLDQIVETAQSFEVEDLTMQSLAKAMQVDRKALNYYVKDREALLTILAHKAFADEFSPDAIRAAEDWRDASRIYASSFLERALSLGKLSEHLWFDEPLTTWSLEANESLFARFFEAGFTDEAATRLVTMLSTLCLGHARDVIQATGSMEKPRPKALRAALERLNPEKFANLLRILDHGYDTYGDEQIDFSIDVFLIGAEAVLKRDLRR, encoded by the coding sequence ATGAAGCGTCCACAGACTGTCCGGTCACGCGGGCAACGAGCGGGACTCGATCTCGATCAGATCGTCGAGACTGCGCAGAGCTTCGAGGTGGAAGATTTGACGATGCAATCGCTCGCCAAAGCGATGCAGGTCGATCGTAAAGCTTTGAACTATTACGTGAAAGATCGTGAGGCCCTGCTCACCATCCTGGCTCACAAGGCTTTTGCGGACGAATTCTCACCCGACGCGATTCGGGCTGCCGAAGACTGGCGCGATGCCTCTCGCATCTATGCCAGTAGCTTCTTGGAGCGAGCCCTGTCGCTGGGGAAGCTGTCCGAGCACCTGTGGTTCGACGAGCCGCTGACCACGTGGTCGCTCGAAGCGAACGAGAGTCTCTTCGCGCGTTTTTTCGAGGCCGGATTTACGGACGAGGCGGCCACGCGACTGGTGACCATGCTTTCCACCCTGTGCCTCGGCCATGCCCGCGATGTGATACAGGCGACGGGTTCGATGGAGAAACCCCGCCCAAAGGCGCTGCGCGCTGCGCTGGAGCGTCTGAATCCGGAAAAATTCGCCAATCTTCTGCGTATTCTCGATCATGGGTACGACACGTATGGCGATGAACAGATCGACTTCAGTATCGACGTTTTTCTCATCGGTGCGGAGGCAGTGCTGAAACGCGACCTCCGCCGCTAG
- a CDS encoding RNA polymerase sigma factor encodes MPDSGDSPDGLEAVFLANRDKLLRFLVARGAGEDAEDILQEVWLRISRVEAGPIAAPLAYLYRAANAAMIDRYRSAKQAEQRDAAWVEGHSGVAIGVSDSPSAERVVAGRQLAARVEEALAPLPPRAVAIFRRSRIDGIAQRVIAQEFGVSISTVESDLRQVYRVLIELRERLDEV; translated from the coding sequence TTGCCAGACTCCGGCGATTCCCCTGACGGACTAGAGGCCGTCTTCCTGGCGAACCGGGACAAGCTTCTGCGCTTTCTCGTCGCGCGCGGGGCGGGGGAGGATGCCGAGGACATTCTGCAGGAAGTCTGGCTGAGAATTTCGCGGGTGGAAGCCGGCCCGATCGCCGCACCGCTCGCCTATCTCTATCGCGCGGCCAACGCGGCGATGATCGACCGCTATCGCTCCGCAAAGCAGGCCGAACAGCGTGATGCGGCCTGGGTCGAAGGGCATAGCGGGGTAGCGATCGGCGTGTCCGACAGTCCCTCGGCCGAACGGGTGGTTGCAGGCAGGCAGCTTGCGGCACGGGTTGAGGAAGCGCTGGCGCCACTGCCGCCGCGCGCGGTGGCAATCTTTCGCCGCAGCCGGATCGACGGCATCGCCCAGCGTGTGATCGCCCAGGAATTCGGCGTGAGTATCAGCACGGTCGAGAGCGATTTGCGGCAGGTCTATCGTGTCCTGATCGAACTCAGGGAGCGGCTGGATGAGGTATGA
- a CDS encoding FecR domain-containing protein: MAVDQQILDEAAMWAVRTSEPDFDDWASFTEWLEASPAHAQAYDRAMLAVEEGAEALASLPANDPDWSDEDSDEGGHRSPRRWFAPALAACLALVAALWLWPAGDADATYRTAAGETRTVELGDGSAVVLAGGTELVVDGEREARLNSGRAVFEIRHDDADPFRLAVGDATLVDAGTVFEVTIRDTAVAVGVAEGAVIYEPDGPAARIDPGQVLSFDRAKGSYRMESVPVDQVGEWREGRLTFRNAPLADVADDLSRATGITYRVADAGEARSISGSVAIDPLRRDPGALGPLLGIDVRQDGDVWILGGR; encoded by the coding sequence ATGGCGGTTGATCAGCAAATCCTGGATGAAGCCGCGATGTGGGCGGTGCGCACGTCGGAGCCGGACTTCGACGACTGGGCTTCGTTTACCGAGTGGCTCGAAGCCTCGCCTGCCCATGCGCAGGCTTACGACCGGGCGATGCTCGCGGTGGAGGAGGGGGCCGAGGCGCTAGCCTCGCTCCCTGCGAACGATCCCGACTGGTCGGATGAGGATAGCGATGAGGGCGGGCACAGGTCGCCTCGTCGCTGGTTCGCGCCCGCGCTTGCCGCCTGTCTCGCCCTTGTTGCAGCGTTGTGGCTGTGGCCCGCCGGTGATGCCGATGCGACCTACCGCACGGCGGCGGGCGAGACGCGCACTGTCGAACTCGGCGATGGCAGCGCGGTCGTGCTGGCGGGTGGCACCGAACTTGTCGTCGATGGCGAGCGGGAGGCACGCCTGAACAGCGGGCGCGCCGTGTTTGAGATCCGCCATGACGATGCCGATCCCTTCCGCCTCGCGGTGGGCGATGCGACGCTTGTGGACGCAGGGACCGTGTTCGAGGTGACCATCCGTGACACCGCAGTCGCGGTGGGCGTGGCCGAAGGCGCGGTGATCTACGAGCCGGATGGCCCGGCTGCCCGGATCGATCCGGGGCAGGTGCTGAGCTTCGATCGGGCAAAGGGCAGTTACCGGATGGAGAGCGTGCCGGTCGATCAGGTGGGCGAATGGCGGGAAGGGCGGTTGACCTTCCGCAACGCCCCGCTGGCCGATGTGGCGGACGACCTGTCGCGAGCGACCGGCATTACCTACCGTGTTGCCGACGCGGGAGAGGCGCGCTCGATTTCGGGGAGCGTTGCGATCGATCCGCTACGGCGCGATCCGGGTGCGCTGGGCCCCCTGCTCGGGATCGACGTGCGGCAGGACGGTGATGTCTGGATACTCGGCGGACGCTGA